Within Campylobacter corcagiensis, the genomic segment TTGTTTTTTCTACTACTTCACTACCTTTTTGTATTGCATTTAGTGCCTCTATTGATAATTTTTTGCTACTCATTTTTACACTCCTTAATTTTTATGATATAATAATATTCTCAATTTCATTGTAAAGGCTATTAAGCTCAAATATAGCCTTTTCATCTCTAATATTTTCAGGCTCATCAAATACCGAATTTCCGTTTGATACTGAAAATTTAAACCTTACTCTATCTCTTACGACACTATTTAAAAAATTATAAACAGGCTTATCTTTAAAAGGCTCTTTTACATAGTCTATATTTTTTAAGCTAGGGTGTATTCTATTTAATACTACATAAGTCTTTAATTTATGATTTAAATTTACTTCAATTTCATCTAATATGTTGCTAAAATTTAATAATCTCATAATTTCTACAGGGCTATCAGATACAGGCGTTATAATTTTATCAGCAAATGCCAAAGCAATTCTATTGTTTGAACTATCAAAACCGCCTGTATCAATAATAACCATATCACTACTTGAAACTTGATTTAAAAAGCTTACTAGCTCATTAGTATTATCATAAGTTT encodes:
- a CDS encoding ParA family protein — translated: MIVVFSHPKGGVGKSMLAFNYAVFLRKKGIEVAIIDLDGQHSISNFNKIRIAFNVTPTLNIKTYDNTNELVSFLNQVSSSDMVIIDTGGFDSSNNRIALAFADKIITPVSDSPVEIMRLLNFSNILDEIEVNLNHKLKTYVVLNRIHPSLKNIDYVKEPFKDKPVYNFLNSVVRDRVRFKFSVSNGNSVFDEPENIRDEKAIFELNSLYNEIENIIIS